The following proteins come from a genomic window of Salvia hispanica cultivar TCC Black 2014 chromosome 4, UniMelb_Shisp_WGS_1.0, whole genome shotgun sequence:
- the LOC125218248 gene encoding probable DNA double-strand break repair Rad50 ATPase: protein MQRTLESQQSMQSGQISGSLSFNGTLTKEDEEMSKSALSTFRAKEEEIEKKKMEVKEKVQAQLGRIEEETKRLAVIREELDALSDPMKKEVSGVRKKIDSINKELKPLGQTCQKKEREYKEALEAFNDKNKEKVQLITRLMELVSESERMRLKKLEELSKNIETIHIA, encoded by the exons ATGCAGAGGACGCTTGAGAGCCAGCAATCTATGCAGTCGGGCCAGATTTCTGGGAGCCTTAGCTTCAACGGCACTCTCACCAAGGAAGACGAGGAGATGTCCAAATCCGCTCTTTCCACTTTCAGAGCCAAGGAGGAGGAaattgagaagaagaagatggaagTTAAGGAGAAAGTTCAAGCTCAGCTCGGcagaattgaagaagaaaccAAGCGTTTGGCCGTCATTCGTGAg GAATTAGATGCCCTCTCAGATCCAATGAAGAAGGAAGTCTCGGGTGTTCGCAAGAAAATCGACTCTATTAACAAAGAATTAAAGCCATTGGGGCAGACATGCCAGAAGAAG GAGAGGGAGTACAAAGAAGCTCTAGAAGCATTCAATGATAAGAACAAAGAGAAAGTGCAGCTAATCACTAGATTGATGGAG CTGGTGAGCGAGAGCGAGCGTATGAGGCTGAAGAAGCTGGAGGAGCTGAGCAAGAACATAGAAACAATACACATCGCCTAA